A genomic stretch from Bradyrhizobium sp. 195 includes:
- the panD gene encoding aspartate 1-decarboxylase: MKKVPAAKFHGIHVTDANLHYHGSITLDPDQCHEAGILPMEFVEIWNKSSGARISTYVIFGAPGSRCCILNGAAARTCQVGDQIIVCSSSYIDETRIVELTPKILAFDRDNRIIDRLTYAVSSNSSERYHFEIRGETGDLKPTPLLAVEPNPALPTN, translated from the coding sequence ATGAAGAAAGTGCCCGCTGCGAAGTTCCATGGCATCCACGTCACGGACGCCAATCTTCACTATCACGGCTCAATCACCCTCGACCCGGATCAATGCCACGAGGCCGGCATCCTTCCGATGGAATTTGTCGAGATCTGGAACAAGAGCTCTGGAGCGCGCATCTCCACTTACGTGATTTTCGGTGCGCCAGGCTCACGCTGTTGCATTCTCAATGGAGCCGCTGCACGCACATGTCAGGTAGGCGACCAGATCATTGTCTGCAGTTCGTCGTACATCGATGAGACGCGAATCGTCGAGCTGACGCCGAAAATTCTCGCCTTCGACCGCGACAACAGGATTATTGATCGCCTGACGTACGCGGTCAGTTCGAATTCGTCAGAGCGCTACCACTTCGAAATTAGAGGTGAAACGGGTGATCTTAAACCGACGCCTCTACTTGCCGTAGAACCAAATCCGGCGCTGCCCACGAATTGA
- a CDS encoding SDR family NAD(P)-dependent oxidoreductase has protein sequence MAKLGGKVALVTGSGRGIGRAIALKLASEGAKLVVNDLDADVGEAVVREIRAAGGEVVAVNGSVVEPGFADRFVQAAIQTFGGLDIIVNNAGYTWDATIQKMTDEQFQAMLDVHLVAPFRILRAASEPIRVFSKKEAEAGQEVFRKVVNISSIAGLYGNAGQASYSSAKASLIGLTRTLCKEWGRYKVNVNCVAFGLINTRLTQPIDAQQKTIDVQGRDIKVGVQPHMLESMARIIPLGRGGTPEEAADAVYLFCSPESNYISGQVIVCGGGLIL, from the coding sequence ATGGCAAAACTTGGAGGTAAGGTTGCGCTGGTGACAGGGTCCGGCCGGGGAATCGGCCGTGCCATCGCCTTGAAGCTGGCGAGCGAAGGCGCAAAGCTCGTCGTCAACGATCTGGATGCGGATGTTGGCGAAGCTGTGGTGCGCGAGATCAGGGCTGCCGGCGGCGAGGTGGTTGCCGTCAACGGCAGCGTCGTCGAGCCCGGCTTCGCTGATCGTTTCGTTCAGGCGGCCATTCAGACGTTCGGCGGGCTGGACATTATCGTCAACAATGCCGGCTACACTTGGGATGCAACCATCCAGAAGATGACCGACGAGCAGTTCCAGGCGATGCTCGACGTTCATCTCGTTGCTCCCTTCCGCATTCTTCGAGCCGCATCGGAGCCCATCCGTGTTTTCTCGAAAAAGGAAGCGGAGGCGGGGCAGGAGGTGTTCCGAAAGGTGGTGAACATCTCATCCATCGCGGGCCTCTACGGCAACGCAGGTCAAGCGTCCTATTCCTCGGCAAAGGCGTCTCTGATCGGGCTGACGCGTACGCTGTGCAAGGAATGGGGGCGGTACAAGGTCAACGTGAATTGCGTGGCGTTCGGTCTGATAAACACGCGGCTTACACAGCCAATAGACGCACAGCAAAAGACGATCGATGTCCAGGGGCGGGATATCAAAGTCGGCGTACAACCGCACATGCTCGAGTCGATGGCGCGGATCATCCCACTGGGCCGAGGCGGGACCCCTGAGGAAGCGGCCGACGCCGTCTACCTCTTCTGTAGCCCTGAGTCCAACTACATCAGCGGTCAAGTGATCGTCTGCGGTGGCGGTTTGATCCTGTAG
- a CDS encoding MaoC/PaaZ C-terminal domain-containing protein, with protein MTNVETGRLSVGDCVVRKSFPPITRHLLALYCGASGDHNPIHVDIDFAKKAGFSDVFAHGMLAMAYLGQALTDGVKASRVLSFSTRFASVTPIGARLTCEGHVTEFLQHAGRECMKLALSAKDEAGDVKLAGEAIVALN; from the coding sequence ATGACAAATGTCGAAACGGGTCGTCTTTCGGTAGGCGACTGTGTCGTACGGAAATCGTTTCCACCGATCACTCGCCATTTGCTCGCACTGTACTGCGGCGCCTCGGGCGATCACAATCCGATCCACGTAGACATCGATTTTGCGAAGAAAGCCGGTTTCTCCGATGTCTTTGCTCACGGCATGTTGGCAATGGCTTATCTGGGCCAGGCGCTGACCGATGGCGTCAAGGCTTCGCGGGTACTGAGTTTCTCGACGCGCTTTGCCTCCGTGACGCCGATAGGTGCCAGGTTGACATGCGAAGGACATGTGACCGAGTTTCTGCAGCATGCGGGTAGAGAGTGCATGAAGCTCGCGCTGAGCGCCAAGGACGAAGCCGGCGATGTCAAGCTCGCCGGCGAGGCAATCGTAGCCCTTAACTAG
- a CDS encoding MaoC family dehydratase N-terminal domain-containing protein has product MVDRSAIGRVLPSVKARVEPGRLRYFLKTIGECNPIYRDPEAARKEGYSGLAVPPTYSFCLEMLDADQPFAMLTELDIDLGRVLHGEQAFAYYAPLLVDDCLTFQPEVTDIADKKGGALTMIAIRTKVTNQRGVHVADLTRTIVVRN; this is encoded by the coding sequence ATGGTGGACCGAAGCGCCATTGGTCGCGTCTTGCCGTCGGTGAAGGCTCGGGTCGAACCCGGGCGGCTGCGATACTTCCTGAAAACGATCGGCGAATGTAATCCGATCTATCGCGATCCTGAGGCCGCCCGCAAGGAAGGTTACTCGGGCCTTGCCGTGCCTCCGACTTATTCCTTCTGCCTCGAGATGCTAGATGCTGATCAGCCGTTCGCGATGCTCACCGAGCTGGACATCGATTTGGGGCGCGTTCTCCATGGCGAGCAAGCTTTCGCATATTACGCGCCGTTGCTCGTCGACGATTGTCTCACTTTCCAACCGGAGGTAACCGACATCGCCGATAAGAAGGGCGGCGCGCTGACCATGATCGCCATCCGCACGAAGGTCACCAATCAGCGTGGAGTGCACGTCGCGGATTTGACGCGCACCATCGTCGTACGAAACTAG
- a CDS encoding lipid-transfer protein — protein sequence MSKVYVAGVGMIPFLKPGANDPYTVMGAEATRRALGDAALDYAAVQQAYVGYVYGDSTAGQRALYPVGMTGIPIVNVNNNCSTGSTALYLARQAVESGAADCVLALGFEQMKPGALGTIFADRPSPFEEFDAFADKLVDAPGVPLALRYFGGAGLSHMKKYGTSLATFAKIRSKASRHAKNNPLALFRKEVTTEDVMNDQVIWPGVMTRLRACPPTCGAAAAVLVSEQYALRHGLHMNVRIRAQSMTTDTPSSFEARDMMQLVGYDMAKAAADSVYESGSIGPDDVDVVELHDCFAHNELISYEALGLCPAGGAERFVADGDNTYGGKYVTNPSGGLLSKGHPLGATGLAQCYELTRQLRGSAEATQVENARIGLQHNLGLGGACVVTLYERAT from the coding sequence ATGTCCAAAGTCTATGTGGCTGGGGTCGGAATGATCCCATTCCTCAAGCCCGGAGCGAATGATCCGTACACGGTGATGGGGGCCGAGGCGACGCGTCGCGCTCTTGGAGATGCCGCCCTCGACTATGCCGCCGTGCAACAGGCTTACGTTGGATATGTATACGGCGATTCGACCGCAGGGCAGCGCGCTCTATACCCCGTCGGAATGACCGGGATTCCGATTGTCAACGTCAACAACAACTGCTCGACCGGCTCGACTGCGCTCTACCTTGCGCGCCAGGCTGTCGAAAGCGGCGCCGCGGACTGCGTCCTGGCGCTCGGATTCGAGCAGATGAAGCCGGGAGCCTTGGGGACCATCTTCGCGGACCGTCCGAGCCCGTTCGAAGAGTTCGACGCCTTCGCCGACAAGCTGGTCGATGCGCCAGGTGTACCGCTCGCGCTACGCTATTTCGGTGGTGCCGGCCTCAGTCACATGAAGAAGTATGGCACGTCACTGGCGACGTTCGCGAAGATCCGTTCCAAAGCGAGTCGGCACGCCAAGAACAATCCGCTGGCGCTCTTCCGGAAGGAGGTGACGACTGAGGATGTCATGAACGACCAGGTCATCTGGCCCGGAGTCATGACCCGCCTGAGGGCCTGTCCGCCGACCTGCGGCGCTGCCGCCGCGGTCCTCGTCTCGGAGCAGTACGCCTTGCGCCACGGGCTTCACATGAATGTGCGCATCCGCGCGCAATCGATGACGACCGATACGCCTTCCAGCTTCGAGGCGCGCGACATGATGCAACTCGTCGGCTACGACATGGCCAAGGCGGCCGCGGACAGTGTGTACGAGAGCGGGAGCATCGGACCCGACGACGTCGACGTCGTCGAGTTGCACGATTGCTTTGCCCATAATGAGCTGATCAGCTACGAGGCCCTGGGATTGTGCCCGGCAGGCGGCGCGGAGCGCTTCGTTGCCGACGGCGACAACACTTATGGCGGCAAGTACGTGACGAATCCTTCCGGCGGCCTGCTGTCGAAGGGGCATCCGCTCGGCGCCACCGGACTGGCTCAGTGTTACGAGCTCACCAGACAACTTCGCGGCTCCGCGGAAGCGACGCAAGTTGAGAACGCTCGAATTGGCCTGCAACACAATCTTGGACTCGGCGGTGCGTGCGTCGTCACGCTCTACGAGCGCGCAACCTGA
- the bktB gene encoding beta-ketothiolase BktB translates to MSTGIFIVSGVRTPIGTFGGTLKDKSPTALGAVVVKEAIRRANIEPGIVDHSVFGTVIPTEAQDLFLGRTVAIEAGMPVGSQGLTVNRLCGSGAQAIVSAAQMIILDESRIAVAGGAEAMSRAPHSISAMRYGHRMGDGVVYDWLSNTLADPFGHGAMGQTAENVADLCRITRERQDEFALTSQRHAAMAIAEGRFKAQIVPVEVDTRKGAMLFDQDEHPRPQTKLEDLAKLKPVFKPGGTVTAGNASGINDGSAAVVLASEEEVRQRNLSPIGRLVSWGLAGVSPEIMGIGPVKAVPIALERAGLKLDDIDVIESNEAFAAQALAVTDGLHLPPEKVNPNGGAIALGHPLGATGAILTVKALYELRRSKGRYGVATMCIGGGQGIALVVESLH, encoded by the coding sequence ATGTCGACCGGCATCTTCATCGTGAGCGGTGTCCGCACTCCGATCGGGACTTTCGGCGGTACCCTGAAGGACAAATCGCCGACCGCGCTTGGCGCTGTCGTCGTCAAGGAAGCTATCCGGCGCGCAAATATCGAGCCGGGAATTGTCGACCATTCCGTGTTTGGAACGGTCATTCCGACCGAAGCGCAGGATCTGTTTCTCGGACGGACAGTCGCCATCGAAGCGGGCATGCCCGTCGGTTCGCAGGGGCTGACGGTGAACCGGCTTTGCGGCTCGGGTGCGCAAGCCATCGTCAGCGCGGCCCAGATGATCATCCTTGACGAATCCAGGATCGCGGTTGCTGGAGGGGCCGAAGCCATGAGCCGCGCTCCTCATTCGATTTCCGCGATGCGATACGGTCATAGAATGGGCGACGGCGTCGTCTATGACTGGTTGAGCAACACCTTGGCCGATCCGTTTGGACACGGCGCAATGGGACAAACGGCGGAGAACGTTGCAGATCTGTGTCGCATCACACGTGAGCGGCAGGACGAGTTTGCGCTGACGAGCCAACGACATGCCGCAATGGCAATCGCCGAAGGCCGTTTCAAGGCGCAGATTGTGCCCGTCGAGGTCGATACGCGAAAAGGAGCGATGCTCTTCGATCAGGACGAGCATCCCCGTCCGCAGACCAAGCTCGAGGACTTGGCCAAGCTCAAGCCGGTCTTCAAGCCGGGCGGCACGGTGACAGCCGGAAACGCTTCGGGAATAAACGATGGAAGCGCGGCCGTCGTTCTGGCCAGCGAGGAGGAAGTCAGGCAACGAAACCTCTCGCCGATCGGACGACTTGTATCCTGGGGTCTCGCCGGAGTGTCGCCCGAGATCATGGGCATCGGTCCAGTCAAAGCCGTGCCAATCGCCCTGGAACGGGCAGGCTTGAAGCTCGACGATATCGATGTGATCGAATCGAACGAGGCCTTCGCTGCGCAAGCCCTAGCGGTGACGGATGGGCTCCATCTGCCGCCGGAAAAAGTCAATCCCAATGGAGGCGCAATCGCTCTCGGCCACCCGCTCGGTGCGACCGGAGCAATTCTCACGGTGAAGGCCCTGTACGAGCTGCGCCGCTCGAAGGGGCGCTACGGCGTAGCTACGATGTGCATCGGCGGCGGTCAGGGAATCGCACTCGTCGTGGAAAGTCTGCACTGA
- a CDS encoding AMP-binding protein codes for MRVSGAKPLVLEGPSLSARAFPSLGEMLAAAAKRHPTRSFLAQRVGGEWKSLTYLDAQIEAGLIARALIGRGLGVERPLAILSHNSIEHAVIALGAMIAGIPVAPISAVYSQLEDTSRLAGILETLTPGLVFAQDEDVCSHGFQLAKRLGIPTIVARGASPGEERLEQLLDEGQQSRDPIPAVFSETIAKILFTSGSTGTPKGVIVTHGMMCSNQEAVREVWTFLKNEPPEIVDWLPWNHVFGGNLVFNCVLRNSGTLFIDEGRPVPGQFERTIENIKSRPPTIHLSVPGSLTQLTRAMRSDAELAERFFCRLRAVFSAGAALPQSTWDELHALAAEYGRPDVSVFVGWGATETGPVVSITPKGNTHCSNLGIPVPGAAVKLVPTGDANELRVRGPMVAPGYWRNPAATAAAFDEEGYYRTGDAGRLVDVTDPSCGILFDGRVAENFKLATGTWVQASKLRLAVIAAASPVVQDVIVTGHDRNEVGLLIFPDETGCREVTGDIHAKLDALIRSREVRARITSAISHLALGGSASRIGRALLLADTPSAKDGEITDKGYLNQRAALSRRRADIEHLYQVPTPADVITLISATE; via the coding sequence ATGCGAGTGTCGGGCGCTAAACCGCTCGTCTTGGAGGGGCCGAGCCTCTCCGCCCGCGCTTTTCCGAGCTTAGGGGAAATGTTGGCTGCTGCCGCGAAGCGTCACCCCACGAGATCATTTCTCGCGCAGCGCGTTGGCGGCGAGTGGAAATCGCTGACCTATCTGGACGCGCAAATCGAGGCAGGGTTGATTGCGCGCGCCCTGATAGGGCGCGGGCTCGGCGTCGAACGACCGCTGGCGATCTTGTCTCACAACTCGATTGAGCACGCGGTGATCGCACTCGGCGCCATGATTGCCGGGATTCCCGTCGCGCCGATTTCGGCGGTATACTCTCAGCTAGAGGATACAAGCCGGCTGGCTGGGATCTTGGAGACGTTGACGCCGGGACTCGTGTTCGCTCAGGACGAGGATGTCTGTTCGCATGGCTTTCAACTGGCGAAACGCCTGGGGATTCCGACAATCGTCGCTAGGGGTGCATCCCCGGGTGAGGAGAGGCTGGAGCAACTGCTGGACGAAGGGCAGCAATCAAGAGACCCGATCCCTGCGGTTTTCTCCGAGACGATCGCGAAGATACTTTTCACGTCGGGATCAACTGGCACTCCGAAAGGCGTTATCGTGACGCACGGCATGATGTGCTCGAACCAAGAGGCGGTCCGCGAGGTTTGGACGTTTCTGAAGAATGAGCCTCCAGAGATTGTGGACTGGCTCCCATGGAACCATGTTTTCGGTGGCAACCTTGTCTTCAACTGTGTGCTGCGAAACTCCGGTACGCTGTTCATCGACGAGGGAAGGCCGGTACCCGGCCAGTTTGAGCGTACGATAGAGAATATCAAGAGCCGGCCGCCGACCATTCATCTTTCGGTGCCAGGCAGTCTTACGCAATTGACGCGTGCGATGCGATCCGATGCGGAGCTCGCGGAACGTTTCTTTTGTCGTCTGCGCGCTGTGTTCTCCGCCGGCGCCGCCTTGCCACAATCGACCTGGGATGAGCTTCACGCTCTGGCCGCCGAATACGGTCGTCCCGACGTCTCGGTTTTCGTGGGATGGGGAGCGACCGAGACGGGGCCCGTCGTGTCGATCACTCCAAAGGGAAATACTCACTGCAGCAATCTCGGGATTCCGGTCCCCGGGGCCGCGGTCAAGCTGGTGCCTACAGGCGATGCGAACGAGCTGAGAGTCCGTGGTCCAATGGTCGCCCCTGGTTATTGGCGCAATCCGGCGGCGACGGCAGCCGCATTCGACGAGGAGGGATACTATCGAACCGGCGACGCTGGCCGCCTTGTTGACGTGACGGATCCATCGTGCGGAATCCTGTTCGATGGTCGGGTCGCTGAAAACTTCAAGCTGGCGACGGGCACGTGGGTCCAGGCAAGTAAATTGCGTCTCGCAGTCATTGCTGCCGCAAGCCCGGTTGTTCAGGATGTCATCGTCACGGGGCATGATCGCAATGAGGTTGGGCTCCTCATATTCCCGGACGAAACGGGTTGCCGGGAGGTGACTGGAGATATCCATGCAAAGCTCGATGCGTTGATCCGCAGTCGCGAAGTTCGGGCGCGAATTACGTCAGCTATATCTCATCTCGCGCTAGGCGGCTCGGCGTCTCGGATCGGCAGGGCTCTCCTGCTCGCCGATACACCCTCGGCAAAGGACGGCGAGATCACCGACAAGGGATATCTCAACCAGCGGGCGGCGCTGTCTAGGCGCCGTGCCGACATCGAGCATCTGTACCAAGTTCCGACGCCTGCGGATGTCATCACCCTGATTTCTGCAACTGAATGA
- a CDS encoding MarR family winged helix-turn-helix transcriptional regulator — protein MSYLEGTIGYAIRRAQMAVFEDIFRAFGEDRITAAEFSVLAIVADNPGINQADLALALGVERPRMVPIINKLEESGLASRVIDGRDGRTRRIHLTRRGQKLLEILKARFAEHQERMLKRLKAGTPDSILSDLWRLAGR, from the coding sequence ATGTCCTATCTCGAGGGAACGATCGGCTACGCGATACGGCGAGCCCAGATGGCGGTGTTCGAGGATATTTTCCGCGCTTTCGGTGAGGACAGGATCACGGCTGCCGAGTTCTCTGTGCTTGCGATTGTCGCGGACAATCCGGGTATCAACCAGGCCGACCTCGCCCTCGCCCTCGGTGTTGAGCGCCCGAGAATGGTACCGATCATCAACAAATTGGAGGAGAGCGGGCTCGCGAGCCGGGTAATCGACGGCCGAGACGGCCGTACTCGCCGAATCCATCTCACCCGCCGAGGACAGAAGCTGCTTGAGATTCTCAAGGCGCGGTTTGCTGAACATCAAGAACGCATGCTGAAGCGGCTTAAAGCGGGCACTCCGGACAGCATTCTCTCCGATCTCTGGAGGCTCGCAGGCAGATGA
- a CDS encoding NADH:flavin oxidoreductase/NADH oxidase — translation MTPTPLLFAPIHLRELSLKNRIVVSPMATYSAIDGFATDWHVGHVAKLAAGGAGLVFVEQSSVNLQGRITHGCLGIWDDRQVEGLARLASIIHDMNAKAAIQIAHSGRKGSSQRPWEGGGPLGPADVAASSEAAWGIAASSSLPFEEGWPAPRTMTGEDIDRVVDDYREAFRRARQAGFDVIELHCAHGYLLHSFLSPLANNRNDEYGGCLANRMRLPLRLAAVMREEWPAHLPVFVRISSVDGIDIGWSLEDSVEFAKALKQVDVDVVDCSSGGMKLPQGNALVSRTAGFQVPFAERIQREAKIPTVAVGLIREPQYAESVLGEGKATLIALGRELLWNPNWPAQAALQMGCDPDWSHWPVQYAWWLKRRAVQQGR, via the coding sequence ATGACTCCTACTCCACTGCTCTTTGCGCCGATCCACCTGCGCGAGCTCTCGTTGAAGAATCGAATCGTCGTCTCTCCGATGGCGACGTATTCGGCGATCGACGGATTCGCGACCGACTGGCACGTTGGACACGTCGCAAAGCTGGCAGCAGGAGGTGCGGGGCTCGTCTTCGTGGAGCAAAGCTCCGTCAACCTGCAGGGCCGGATCACGCATGGTTGCCTTGGCATTTGGGATGATCGCCAGGTCGAAGGGCTGGCGCGACTGGCATCCATCATTCACGATATGAATGCCAAAGCGGCGATCCAGATCGCTCATAGTGGCCGAAAAGGATCATCGCAGCGCCCATGGGAGGGCGGTGGTCCGCTCGGGCCCGCTGATGTTGCAGCCAGCAGCGAAGCCGCGTGGGGCATCGCCGCCTCCAGCAGTCTTCCGTTTGAGGAAGGCTGGCCGGCGCCGCGCACGATGACCGGCGAAGATATCGATCGGGTCGTCGATGATTACCGTGAAGCCTTTCGGCGAGCTAGACAGGCTGGCTTCGACGTCATCGAGTTGCATTGCGCGCACGGCTACCTGCTGCACTCGTTCCTGTCGCCGCTCGCGAACAATCGCAACGACGAATATGGAGGTTGCCTCGCTAACCGTATGCGCCTGCCGCTCCGGCTTGCGGCTGTGATGCGGGAAGAGTGGCCGGCGCACCTTCCTGTCTTCGTCCGGATCTCATCAGTCGATGGAATCGACATCGGCTGGTCCCTCGAAGATTCGGTCGAGTTCGCCAAGGCTTTGAAGCAGGTCGATGTCGACGTCGTCGACTGCTCGTCGGGCGGCATGAAACTACCTCAGGGCAATGCGCTGGTGTCACGCACTGCAGGATTTCAGGTTCCGTTCGCCGAAAGGATCCAGCGCGAGGCGAAGATCCCGACGGTTGCCGTCGGTCTGATCCGCGAGCCCCAGTATGCCGAGAGCGTGCTGGGGGAGGGTAAGGCGACGCTGATAGCGCTTGGCCGTGAACTGCTTTGGAATCCCAACTGGCCGGCGCAGGCCGCGCTGCAGATGGGGTGCGACCCGGATTGGTCGCACTGGCCGGTTCAATATGCCTGGTGGCTCAAGCGCCGCGCTGTCCAGCAAGGAAGATGA
- a CDS encoding SDR family NAD(P)-dependent oxidoreductase, translating to MTLFDMKGKLAVITGSTRGIGRAIAERMAEHGAKVVISSRKSDACDRVAREINDRFGAGTALSIAANISSKEDLQRLIEESNKRFGKIDILVCNAASNPYFGPLAEISDDQFNKVLTNNIVANNWIISMVVPQMIERKDGSIIIVSSIGGLTGSTTIGAYCISKAADMQLARNLACEYGRHNIRVNCIAPGLIKTDFAKALWDDPETLKSSTSRCPMQRIGVPDEVAGAAVFLGSAAGNFMTGQVLVIDGGVTIS from the coding sequence ATGACGCTGTTCGATATGAAGGGCAAGCTCGCGGTGATCACGGGCTCGACGCGCGGCATCGGCCGGGCGATCGCGGAGCGGATGGCGGAACATGGCGCAAAAGTCGTTATCTCATCCCGCAAGAGCGACGCCTGCGATCGAGTGGCCAGAGAGATCAATGATCGGTTCGGCGCGGGCACGGCCCTCTCGATCGCTGCGAACATATCAAGCAAGGAGGATCTTCAACGCCTCATCGAGGAGAGCAACAAGCGGTTCGGCAAGATTGATATTCTCGTCTGTAACGCCGCGTCCAATCCGTATTTTGGTCCTCTCGCAGAGATTTCCGACGACCAGTTCAACAAGGTTCTGACCAACAACATAGTCGCCAACAACTGGATCATCAGCATGGTGGTGCCACAGATGATCGAACGGAAGGACGGCTCGATCATCATCGTGTCCTCGATCGGTGGTTTGACGGGCTCGACTACGATCGGTGCGTACTGCATATCCAAGGCCGCGGACATGCAACTCGCGCGCAATCTCGCGTGCGAGTACGGCCGGCACAATATTCGCGTCAATTGCATCGCGCCAGGTCTCATCAAGACGGATTTTGCCAAGGCTCTGTGGGATGATCCCGAAACGTTGAAATCATCCACCTCGCGCTGCCCGATGCAGCGGATCGGTGTTCCTGACGAAGTTGCCGGCGCGGCCGTGTTTCTCGGCTCGGCCGCCGGAAATTTCATGACGGGGCAGGTTCTCGTGATCGACGGGGGCGTGACGATCAGCTGA
- the gabD gene encoding NADP-dependent succinate-semialdehyde dehydrogenase, which translates to MTTHLKIAAPVLKLNDASLLRDTCLVGGAWSAADSGAILTVTNPASGVTLANVPNMGVTETRRAIAAADQAWPAWRARTAKERAAILRKWFDLIVANQEDLAAIMTAEQGKPLAESRGEIAYAASFIEWFAEEGKRVYGDTIPGFSSDRRIIVLKQPIGVCAAITPWNFPAAMITRKAGPALAAGCTMVVKPASQTPLSALALAALAERAGIPSGVFSVVTGSASAIGGEMTSNPTVRKVTFTGSTEVGKKLMAQAAATVKRTSMELGGNAPFIVFDDADIDAAVKGAIASKYRNAGQTCVCANRLFAQDKVYDAFVARLTEAVTALKVGDGFEAGVTIGPLINLDAVEKVEEHIGDAVKRGARIVTGGKRHALGHSFYQPTVLANATPDMLIFKEETFGPVAPVFRFSGEEEVIRLANATEFGLAAYFYGRDIGRIFRVAEALEYGIVGINEGIISSEVAPFGGMKESGNGREGSKYGIEDYLEIKYLCLGGI; encoded by the coding sequence ATGACGACACATTTGAAGATCGCCGCGCCCGTGCTCAAGCTCAATGACGCTTCGCTGCTTCGCGATACCTGTCTGGTTGGCGGCGCATGGTCGGCTGCGGACAGCGGCGCGATCCTTACGGTGACCAACCCGGCGTCCGGCGTGACGTTGGCTAACGTACCCAACATGGGCGTCACGGAAACACGCCGTGCGATTGCTGCGGCGGACCAAGCCTGGCCGGCCTGGCGCGCCCGTACCGCCAAGGAGCGTGCAGCAATATTGCGCAAATGGTTCGACCTGATCGTCGCCAACCAGGAAGATCTCGCGGCCATCATGACGGCCGAGCAGGGCAAGCCGCTCGCTGAAAGCCGCGGCGAGATTGCCTATGCTGCATCCTTCATTGAATGGTTCGCGGAGGAAGGTAAGCGCGTCTACGGGGATACCATACCCGGCTTCAGCTCCGATCGTCGCATCATCGTTCTAAAGCAGCCGATCGGCGTCTGCGCAGCCATCACACCGTGGAATTTCCCGGCGGCCATGATCACGCGCAAGGCCGGTCCAGCGCTCGCCGCCGGCTGCACGATGGTGGTCAAGCCCGCAAGCCAGACGCCTCTCTCGGCTCTCGCGCTTGCCGCACTTGCCGAGCGCGCGGGTATCCCAAGCGGCGTTTTCTCGGTTGTCACGGGATCGGCGAGCGCGATTGGCGGCGAGATGACGTCCAATCCGACCGTGCGCAAGGTGACTTTCACCGGCTCGACCGAGGTCGGCAAGAAGCTGATGGCGCAGGCAGCCGCGACCGTCAAGCGCACCTCGATGGAGCTCGGCGGCAACGCGCCTTTCATCGTGTTCGACGATGCAGATATCGACGCGGCAGTGAAGGGTGCGATCGCATCAAAATATCGCAATGCGGGGCAGACCTGTGTGTGCGCCAATCGGCTGTTCGCTCAGGACAAAGTTTACGACGCCTTCGTTGCCCGACTAACCGAGGCCGTGACTGCGTTGAAAGTGGGCGACGGTTTCGAGGCCGGCGTCACCATCGGGCCGCTGATCAACCTCGATGCTGTGGAGAAGGTTGAAGAGCATATCGGTGACGCGGTGAAGAGGGGCGCACGCATTGTCACTGGCGGAAAGCGTCACGCGCTGGGGCACTCCTTCTACCAGCCAACGGTATTGGCGAATGCAACGCCGGACATGCTCATCTTCAAGGAGGAGACGTTCGGTCCGGTCGCGCCGGTGTTCCGCTTCTCCGGCGAGGAAGAGGTGATCAGGCTCGCCAATGCGACAGAGTTTGGACTGGCGGCGTATTTCTATGGGCGAGACATCGGCCGGATCTTCCGCGTGGCTGAGGCGCTCGAGTACGGCATCGTCGGCATCAACGAAGGCATCATTTCCAGCGAAGTGGCGCCGTTCGGCGGAATGAAGGAAAGCGGCAATGGCCGCGAAGGCTCCAAGTACGGGATCGAGGACTACCTGGAGATCAAGTATCTGTGTCTCGGAGGAATCTGA